From the genome of Pseudomonadota bacterium, one region includes:
- the amrA gene encoding AmmeMemoRadiSam system protein A, with protein sequence MAQKLSESEKTTLLKLARETISQYLKDGKRVPLPKAKGLLAEHAGAFVTLHKRGQLRGCIGNMIGIRPLVETIQEMAISAATEDPRFHRVQPEEMTEIDIEISVLSPMKRVKDVSEIEVGTHGILMRRGMYQGVLLPQVATEWGWDREEFLAHTCEKAGLPPDAWRDPETAIEIFSAEVFGEGQRPKQQ encoded by the coding sequence ATGGCGCAGAAACTTTCCGAATCCGAGAAAACCACTCTTCTCAAGCTCGCGCGGGAGACGATTTCTCAGTATCTAAAGGACGGCAAGCGTGTCCCCCTGCCAAAGGCCAAGGGGTTGCTCGCCGAGCATGCGGGCGCGTTCGTGACATTGCACAAGCGCGGGCAGCTCAGAGGCTGCATCGGCAACATGATCGGCATCCGTCCCCTGGTCGAGACGATACAGGAGATGGCCATCTCTGCGGCTACCGAGGACCCGCGCTTCCACAGGGTCCAGCCTGAAGAGATGACTGAGATCGACATCGAAATATCGGTCCTGAGTCCAATGAAAAGAGTGAAGGACGTGAGCGAGATCGAGGTAGGCACGCACGGGATCCTCATGCGCCGCGGGATGTACCAGGGCGTGCTGCTCCCACAGGTCGCCACGGAGTGGGGCTGGGACCGCGAGGAGTTCCTCGCGCACACCTGCGAGAAGGCGGGGCTGCCCCCGGACGCCTGGCGCGACCCCGAGACCGCCATTGAAATCTTCTCCGCCGAGGTCTTCGGGGAAGGACAGAGGCCCAAACAGCAATAA
- the coaBC gene encoding bifunctional phosphopantothenoylcysteine decarboxylase/phosphopantothenate--cysteine ligase CoaBC, which yields MKGSLKGKSIVFGIGGGIAAYKCCELARLLTKAGADVRCVLTSAGSQFVTPITLQTLTANPVHTDMWNLIQEKEIGHISLADRADLVLVAPATADLIAKVAHGICDDLLTTVICATKAPVLFAPSMNSNMWENPITQGNVAALKKHGYRFIEPAVGELACGYKGKGRLPEPSDILKVVVGML from the coding sequence ATGAAGGGATCGTTAAAGGGGAAATCCATAGTTTTCGGCATCGGCGGCGGGATCGCGGCGTACAAGTGCTGCGAGCTGGCCAGGCTCCTCACCAAGGCCGGCGCTGACGTGCGCTGCGTGCTGACCTCCGCCGGCAGCCAGTTCGTGACCCCGATCACGCTCCAGACCCTCACTGCAAACCCCGTGCACACCGACATGTGGAACCTGATACAGGAAAAGGAGATCGGGCACATATCACTGGCAGACCGGGCCGACCTCGTGCTCGTGGCTCCCGCGACCGCGGACCTCATCGCGAAGGTGGCGCACGGTATCTGCGACGACCTTCTCACCACCGTGATCTGCGCGACAAAGGCGCCGGTCCTCTTCGCGCCGTCGATGAACTCCAACATGTGGGAGAACCCGATCACGCAGGGCAACGTGGCGGCTCTCAAAAAGCACGGCTACAGGTTCATCGAGCCCGCCGTGGGCGAGCTCGCGTGCGGATATAAGGGCAAGGGAAGACTCCCGGAGCCGTCCGATATCCTCAAGGTCGTAGTAGGAATGCTCTGA